TCAAATCTTTCAGTTACCTGCCCAAACAAAAACTCCCTGTGCCATCCTCCTTTAGGTACGAAGATGAGATCAACAGAAGGACCATTGCAGAGAACGAATTTGTGACGCTCAAGAAGGTGAGAGCAAATTCCAGGGCACTGTGGGATGGCTTACTGCAGAGCTCTGATCACCCACTCAGTCACAAATCCACCCATTACAATTCCAACCTCTTCAGTTTTATTATGGTTTCTTCCCTGGACTGTTATCACAATGCATGTTCCTGATCTACTGATAGGGGTGTGAACCACCCAAGAATCTCTCATCCCCCAGGATGTAGATGCTTCCTACATGAACAAGGTGGAACTCCAAGCCAGGGCAGATGCGCTGagtgaagaaattaatttcctgagAGCACTTTATGAAGCAGTGAGTACAACCAGCTCCAAAACATCCCAGCCCTCAGTGAAGACTTCTCTCCCGCCGGGAGATGCTAAATCCTTTCCCTCTGTTGAGTTGCACCAACACCTGAGCTGTTCAGATAACGATCTGTAACAGCCTCTCCCAGGTCTGCAGCTCACCTGGAAGAGTGAAAAGGCATCTCCCAAGGGGATTACCTCATTCCCTGTGCTCTTTGCAGGAGCTGTCCCAGATGCAGACCCAGATCTCTGACACCTCTGTGGTTCTCACCATGGACAACAACCGGAACCTGGACCTGGACAGCATCATCTCTGAGGTCAAGGCTCAGTACGAGGACATCGCCAACCGGAGCCGTGCCGAGGCCGAGTCCTGGTACCAGACCAAGGTGAAGGATCTGGGGTTTCCATGCTCTTATCTTCTTATCTTGTCTGGAACAGATAAAGACCGACTCTTCCAAGAAAACCTTCCCAGCTGTTGAtctgggctggaggagggacTCTCCAGGCTCCTGGTAACTCCAAAAATGGGGGATTTTCCTTTGACTGATTGTTCCTCTCTGTGACAGTACGAGGAGCTGCAGGCCACGGCTGGCAGGCATGGGGACGACCTCCGGAACACCAAGCAGGAGATCTCAGAGCTCAACCGCCACGTCCAGAGGCTCCGATCCGAGATCGACAGTGTGAAAAAGCAGGTAAAGGGCAGCAAACCCCACTTTTCACCAATTTACTTCTGGACTTGcaagggagaggaaggaaaaggttggagcaacctgagCAGTTCTGCTCAGTTCGACTCTTTTTCACTCAAAAAGAAAACTGTCACTAAAACTGGTGGAGCTGATGGTGCTGGGATAAAACCTTGTGATTTCAGGGGAGGTAAAGAAAAACCTAGGTCTGGGGTGGGGACTTTGAGCAGAACTTTGTGTTCCATAGTGTGCAAACCTGAAAGCTGCCATCGCCGATGCTGAGGAGCGCGGGGAGCTGACCCTCAAGGATGCCAGGGCCAAGCTGGCCGAGCTGGAGGATGCTCTGCAACAGGCCAAGGCTGACCTGGCCCGGCAGCTCCGGGAGTACCAGGAGCTCATGAACGTCAAGCTGGCCCTGGACATCGAGATTGCGACCTACAGGAAGCTGCTGGAGGGCGAGGAGTGCAGGTGGGTGGGAAACATCCAGCCCTGAGGCTGACACAGGAGAAGCTCAGCATTTCTGGAATGCTAAACAGGGGGCAGAGAGTGGGGGGATTTTCCCAGATAATGGAAATAACAAAAATCTGTGAATTATGCTGcgattttatttttcaccccaaatgcCTCTGGGAAAGGTATTTTATTGtcctcccccccccaccccagtaTCAACAGACTTCTAATCCTCTTCCTTATGTTCCATCCCTGAACAGGCTGGCTGGAGATGGGGTCCCAGTGAATATCTGTAAGTCTCTATAATATAAGAATTGCCTTATTTAAACATTCCTGTGTCTCTACACCAAGAAGCCAATGCCTGGAGATATTgaaacatttccttctcctctttacAGCCGTCACCAGAACAACAGTGGGATCGGGATACGGAGGAGGCAGCAACCTCAGCATGGGAGGGGGGATCTGCAATTTGGGGAACAGCTTCAACTGCGGGGGCGTTCCCGGGGTGAGCAGCACCACCCTcggagctggcagcagctccagcatgaAGTTtgtctccagctcctccaccaGAAGAAGTTACAGGAGCTAAAATTCTCCCTCCAGTCACCGCCACGCACCATAAAACACCAAAACTGGTCCTTTACTGGAGCGTGGCGGGGTGGGCACAACCAGGGCCACCTGCACCCCAAGTCCTGTCCCACAGGAGCCTTACTTTAGGAACTCTCTCTCAGCTGTGTTGTCTTGCACACATCCTGTTGGGCTCAGCCCTGAACCTGAGTCTCACTGGGTTAAATTTGCAGCTCGCTTGCTCCAGCTCAGCAATTTTTTGGCCGGATTTTGTATATAAAATGTGTCCCATGACTGTTTGTCTCTCTTCACTTTCTGGAGTTTGTCTAATAAAAATGCACATGTAATTTATTCTATTTTGTAGTCCTTTTAATTAAAGAGGTGCAAGAGCACATGCAAACACAGGTACCAAGAACTTTCCCTCAGGCCCTGACCAGTTAAAGGCTCAGATTTTTGCTCCTCACTCAGATTTACTGAATTTCACTGTCAGCAGCCAGaacaccccagcccagcagaaccTCAGAGGGAGATTTGGTGCTGATTTCAACATTCCCTCCCCGCTGTGCAAGGAAAACACCTGGAAGCCAAACACCAGGACACGCCAAGGCAGGAGTCAGGCATAGGGGAAAAGGTCTGAGCTTCATTTacttccagctcccagcccgTCGAGCACCCAAGAGCCTGGATCCTGGGGGTGAGATCCCAGTGCCAGGTGTGTGATGTACTTGCACAAACCTCAAACAAGAGGGAATTAACTCCCAGGGGAGCCAGAGAAACCCCCTGGCCTGTTCAGGTGAATCATCAATCCCAAACCCCTGGTGTCACCCACGCCttggagccagcagtgccaacATCTGCCTGAGCAGGCTGAGAGCCCTCCCTGGCTCAGGGTCCTGGTGCTGATGTTCCTTCCCCTCTAACCacacagaggggcaggatcaggTCCACACTCTGGTCAGTAAGAATTATGAACCAGATGTGGCCCTAGACTGAATTAAATATCACTAATCTAGTAgctattaaaaaacccaagaaaggGATTTATTTCACTGTTGAAAAGTGAAAGTCTTCAAGATCCAATGTTTCTTCAGGTTCATAGGATATGTTGGTCTTGTTTTGAGAAGgtggaagaaaaaacagaggagGTTGTAGGGCTTTCAGATGTGGTTCTGACTAATTGGGAGAAATTAATGGAGAAGTAAAAGCAGAGAAACATCTGCAGTGACAGATCTCACTACTGGAAGGTCACTTGAATTAACAGCTGTGACTGGAAAAGACATGCCAGCCCTCACTCCCTGGATTTTAATAGGTTCAAGTAATGAGTAGAGGGGCCCTCTTAAGAAAATGCTCATGGATTTGGGGAAACAGAAGGGAACTGGCAGTGCTGGAATGACAGACTGATTCAGGGTTTCCTTCACGACCAGTAGTTTCCCATCATTTTCTAGGatgccctgtgctctgtgcgTGTATCCCTGAGGAAATCTCCTTCCTGAAATCCTGCAGGCTTGGTTGTGGGTCCCCACTCCTGCTCCACAcctccctcagcagcctccAGGGAAGGAGCAATATCCTCCCTCCATCAGAACAGCAGCCTGGGCCAGGTCAGCCAATGGCTTTCCTTCTGTTGCCCAAACACACCCTCTCTAACTACGAGGATATGGGAGTGTATAATCCCAGAATccctgaggttggaaaagccctcccagaTCATGGAATCCAACCTGTGCAACCCCCACCTTGtaacccagcccagagcaccaagtgccacatccagtccttccttggacacctccaggatggggactccaaacctccctgggcagcccctgccaaggcccatgaagaaattcccctgatgtccaacctcaacctcccctggcacagtcTGAGGCTGCTTCCTCTTGTCCTGTGgttcccctggagcagagcctgactctgccctggctgccccctcctcagggagttgtgcagagccagaaggtcccccctgagcctccctttctccaggctgagccccctcagCTCCTTCAGGAGCTCTCCGGACCCTtccctggtgctccagccccagctccattcccatctCTGCCTCCTGTTGTGAGGGGTCACTACATGGGGCATTAGCAGGAGTCTTGGAGAACCCACCACCACAAAACAGCTGGGGATTGGGAAGGATGTGGAGGGAATTTCCCAGACCTTGTATTTCTGTGAAAACTGTCCATGTTCCACAGCATCATCAGGGTTGGAAGAGGTTGAATGTCCTTCAGGAGGACCCAGttcagctgccagcccagcactaCCATGACCACCCTAAACCCAAATGTGCCAAATCACCCTGACCAGGAAATATCAGAATCTGGCCCAGGAGGGAGTTTCCATCACCTGTGACACCAACACTTGGTCTCACATCCAACAGGGACATCAGAAGGTGCTGCCCACTGCATCCACACCTGGGTCACAGCACAGAGAGTACAAAGCCTGTCCTCCAGCCCAGGAAATGCCAGGGCCAGAATATTTGTTTGGATACTCAACCAACCTCCA
The Zonotrichia leucophrys gambelii isolate GWCS_2022_RI chromosome 29, RI_Zleu_2.0, whole genome shotgun sequence DNA segment above includes these coding regions:
- the LOC135459114 gene encoding keratin, type II cytoskeletal 75-like codes for the protein MSRQSTVRIQRGRSGFSAASAMVPNTCRTSFSSCSVTRLGSCNAGSGFARVGGGFGSKSLYNVGGCKKISVAGRGGSFYGSAGFGGGAGSVYGGGFGVPANLGYGYGAFGGGPGFPAGGIHEVSINQSLLKPLNLEIDPNIQRIRKEEKEQIKTLNNKFASFIDKVRFLEQQNKVLETKWSLLQEQGMKTVRNNLEPLFETYINNLRVQLNSLLSDKGRLEGELVNTQYLVEDFKKKYEDEINRRTIAENEFVTLKKDVDASYMNKVELQARADALSEEINFLRALYEAELSQMQTQISDTSVVLTMDNNRNLDLDSIISEVKAQYEDIANRSRAEAESWYQTKYEELQATAGRHGDDLRNTKQEISELNRHVQRLRSEIDSVKKQCANLKAAIADAEERGELTLKDARAKLAELEDALQQAKADLARQLREYQELMNVKLALDIEIATYRKLLEGEECRLAGDGVPVNISVTRTTVGSGYGGGSNLSMGGGICNLGNSFNCGGVPGVSSTTLGAGSSSSMKFVSSSSTRRSYRS